Within Eschrichtius robustus isolate mEscRob2 chromosome X, mEscRob2.pri, whole genome shotgun sequence, the genomic segment TGAAACCAAACAGAATGTGTTATCTGACAATAATggaataaaattctagaaattaataatagaaagataacaggaaaatctctaAGAACTTGGAAACTGAGCAACACATATCAAGTTAAttcatgggtcaaagaggaagtctcaagggaaatcaaaaatacgtagaacagaaatcaactatactgcaattaaaaatacatagaacagaattaaaatgaaaataaaagtgaaaacctACAGCTATCAAAATTTGGGAGTCAGAAAACAAATAGGTCGTTGTCAGGGTTGAGGTGGGGAGAATGGGTTGACTACAAAAAGGCACAGGAGAATTTTTTGGCATAATGGAACTCGTATATCCTGATTGTGGTGTGGTTATACAACTGTACACAAGTGTACATATACAAGTGTATGTACTTTTCAAGACATAGAACTGGACACTGAAAggagtgaattttattttctctaaatcataccttaatgaaaacaatttaaaaagcacacaTCTTGTTAAATGAAGAACATAAGTAGCAGATCAGTGTTATTCTGTGATTCCAATTTCATATCTAACAAACAAATCAGTTAATGTGTAAACCATTGTATCTATTTACGTATGTGTATTTCAATATGCACAGAAAAATGCATGCCAAATACAAATCAAACAATAGCAGTGGTTACCGTTGGGGAGTGGGATGCAGGAATATTGATTAGAAAAGAGACTTTCACTTTGTCCGGCTGTGAGGCATTTTAAACCacacataaattatttatatttataacccATTATGAAACAATATATATGGGAGATATTCTGATAGACAGTGAGGGTactgaggagaataaaaataatattcattatataCTTAAAACACATTTGTCTAACTCTCCCTTCCACTAAAATTAATTCAGGAATGATAATTAACTCCATATGGTTTATGatctaaaaatgcaaaaaataaaatcaagttcaGTGGATACagctaaaaatttaaataaatgtgaacTCTGTTCCTTCAGAATTATAGTTCATTAAGGGAAGATGTTATGCCCTTGGTGAATAATAATGGTATCTTTTAAGAACATCAAATGATCAGGACCTGTGACTGGGTATGATTATAATAGGGAAAATGTTATAGGGGAATATGGACCTCTTGTCATGAACAATTTCCAGGTAGGTTCTAACCGCTTTTTTTTGGTATCCTGTTCTTCCCAAtggctgtcattcttttaatggttgtgccctgcctccttccttcctgtctcagttagaacctactaggctaggccctactccctgatttcaaagcttactacaaaactacaataatcaaaacagtgtggggaattccctggcagtccagtggttaggactccatgcttccactgccaagggcgtgggttcaatctctggtccgggaactaagatcctgtctcagttagaacctactaggctagGCCCAAGATAGGCccagttagaacctactaggctaggcccaagcctcattatatgctcattgtaatatattagcatacGCCAAATGACACAGccaccagcaccatgacagttcccaggccataaaaggccaaaaagtgggcagtggcccaagtcctggaatccccaccccttctccaaaatagttggacTAATCCTCCTActtattagcctatgaaattacccagcccataaaaagcTAACCACTCCATACGTGGGGGCCCGTTCTCAccatctgagatggcccacactctgtctgtggagtgtgtatctctctcaataaatctacttcttacctatcacttttccTCTCACTGCATTCCTTCTGcagtgagacataaagaacctgaacttcattaagtcctgagaccaggtgtgcagTTTTACCTGGGAGATTGTGGATTTGAGTACCTTCCTAAGCCAGagattgtgggttcaagtcccatctgagGTGCAAGTCAGGTGGGTTCGAGTCTCATCTGAGGTGAGATTAGGTTCAAGTCCCAagctgaggtgcacggtttcaaaaactacaatgaggtatcacctcacactagtcagaatggctattatcaaaaagtctacaaataataaatgctgcaaagggtgtggagaaaagggaaccctcctacactgttggtgggaatgtaaactggtgcactatggaaaacagtatggaagttccttaaaaaaataaaaataaagttaccatgtgatccagcaatcccactccttggcatataactggagaaaactctaatgtgaaaagatacatgcaccccaatgttcatagcagcactatttacaatagccaagacatggaagcaacctaaatgtccattggcacgaatggataaagatgtggaatatatacaatggaatactactcagccatgaaaaagaataaaataatgccatttacagcaacatggatggacctagagatcatcatactaagtgaagtaagtcaaagaaagacaaataccatatgatatcacttacatgtggtatctaaaatatgatacaaatgaacttatttacaaaacaaacagactcacaaacatagaaaacacacttatggttaccaaaggggaaaggaggggggaggagtaaattaagagtttgggattagcagacacaaactactatatatagaacagataaacaacaaggtcctacagtatagcacagggaacaactatattcaatatcttgtaataacctgtaatgaaaaagaatatgaaaaagattatatatatgtataactgaatcactttgctgtacaccagaaactaatacaacgttgtaagtcaactatacttcaattaaaaaaaagaaaaagaaaacctccttAATATCTCTTCTACTATGTCTGTTGAATTCTTATACATGTTCCTGCACTTAATTTGTTGTCATTACGGTACATAATGAATCTCTGGAAATTTTAGCCATACattcatgagaaaatgagagtgaaaaaggtaAATAACTTTATCTTACAGACCCTGTGAAAGGTtgacctagaaaaataaaagaactcacTCTTTAGTAAAGTGGTATAATGCAACATTATTGAACAAAACTCACTATTTCATTTTGAGCAAATTAGACCatagatatattaaaatgtagttgataatatttagttctttgtaaaaaagatgtttaaaaattagcaggatgacacactttaaaaaacaaagtcgATCAAAGTTTATCAGAATACAGTTCttattaagaaaactgaggtggcTCTGAAAAGATCCTTTGGTTTGCGATGCTCAGGTGGTCCGGAGGCAGCTCATTTGCCGGTGATGTACCGAATGACTGCCTTGGTGGCGCTGGATATGgcgtgcttgcccctcttcccaggcAGCAGCAGGCGCACGGAGGTCTGCATGTCTCTGGAGGTGAGGGTGGAGCGCTTGCTGGAGCGGACCAGGCGCGCCGCCTCGCCGGCGATTCGCTCAAAGATGTCCTTCACGAACGAATCCATGACGTTCACGGCCTCCTGCGAGAGGCTCAGGCCCTCCTGGACCCGCTGCAGCACCCTTCCGAAATAGGTGGCAAAGCTGTCGAAGCCGTCAgagaggcggcggcggctgcagcggcggcggcagcggctgcagcggcgacggcggctgcagcggcgctTCGGTGTCTTCTGCTCCGGGTTCTTCGGCTCGGCTTCCTTGGTGCCCGGGCTTTCTTCAGACGTCTCCTTGGTGCCCGGGCTTTCTTCAGACGTCTCAGACGAAGGCTCAAGCATGTCGGAATCGTCTTCCCCGCAGCTCAGAGGGAAGGACAGGGCGGCCGTCGAGGTCCCTTGGCCCGGTGTCTACTCCCTGCCTTCTATGACGTCACGGGCAATGCTCACATCTGATTGGATAAAATGCAAAGCAGGGAGGTCTGTCACTAAGGAACCCCATGTCACCTGTGATTGGATGGCCCCCTGCTTGGCCTCCAGTCAGCCAATCACAGTGGAAATCTGATGACTTTAAACTTTCCGTGACCTGTACCAGAAAATCTTTGAACTATGCCCCGTGTAGGCAAAGTTCACCTCAGCTGATTTATGCCTACTATTTATGCATGAGAACTCTGAAAAGATGTCACCCAAGTCACCTACactgaagaaaaatcagtttgagCTTCCTGAGCGAGTCTGACCTCCCTAACTCAAGTCGTTGCCGCCATCAGAATGACTTTAGCCACTTGGCGGGCCATTTTACTCCCACATAGTATCTTGTCTTTCCATGGCTGAGCCTCCGTGGCTTGAGCCGGAAGTCTCTGACATGGTCTGCAGAGTGCTCCTCGAAATCATGGGACATAATTGACCATCTACTGCCTCCAATTATGATCAAAACCCTCAGTGAATCAGAAAAAATTGAAATCTCAAAGCCACATTGTCCAAAGTTGGAACACAAACAGAAAtgggaatacttttaaaattagtaaaaatacttaaacatttctcaaatataaagTTTTCTTAACATTCCTTAGGTCCTCAAAATACCCCACATGCTTGAATTTGTGAACAAAGGTAAGAGTTGTTGATTGAAAGCAATGATtaattctctaagaaaacaccataggaagaatggaaggaataaatgggaagttctttaaaataaaagcgtATTTCTTGCAAGAATACATGACAATACAGACAGAGGCATTTCTTTAATGTGTTTCCTTACCAATAAATTGCAGAATTGGAATCAAAAAATGACTTAAGAAGAAttgaaaaaaggggggggggttcaTCAATGTGGTTTCATCTGAAATGGTCAAGATTCCAAAGCTGTGTCCATTTGCACTTTTAAAGAACTGCTATTTCTACTGCTCATGAAATGTTTCCAATTATGAAAGCGGAAAGCTAAGCTTTATTACCAGAAAATGTAATATGGTGATAAAACCAGTGAAGGAAGCTTGCCGTTCCTTATTTCTAAAGAATCCCATTTaccaatgaaaatacaaaaatcccacttgatgtgTTAGTAGTCAAATCCTTCCCTTACTTGTATACAAGGGACAAGAGACACATACAGTACAATCTCTGAATTcagatcattaacttacagtgattaaaaataagCTAGCAAGCAAacaacagggaaggaaccccTCCAGTTTCCTCCACAATCCCCAAGTCTGAACCTCCCAAgaatgcttttatttgtttttccctggcCACTTTCCCACACTGGGCCAAAGGCTGTGGCTCACAAGCTTCCAGTCCATCACTGGCCGAACCAGTGAACAGGACGTGAGCTGCTCTCATTGGACACTCTTATCATCCAAGTGTTGCATAACTGCAGTATTTAGCTATGTCTTGTTTACTTGATTCTTCAAAGGAACTGTAATCATTATTGCAACTTTTGTGTACagtcattgttttacatttacctCTACTTGCTAATTTATTCTATTAACATTCCTACCTGCATCTCAGATCATCTGCTGTgatctttttccatcttcctaaattacattctttagaagttcctttaacatggtGTCAGTTGATGTAAACACgataagatttcatttttctcaaaagtctttatttctcagttAAGCTCCAAAAGGAAGCCAGCACTGAGATGGGGTTAATTATGTGGGAATGTTAATCAGGATTACCATCTGAGGATGGGATGAGACATATATTTATACCCTCCCCTTGTTCAGACATTGGATGTGACTGTCTCAGGAAGTCcctaactttgggcaaattagcTCTCTGAAGCTGAGGAAATATCTGAAAGGTTCAATGGCTGAGGATTAGCACCTGACTGTACTCTCAGCAGCCGGTGGAGCAAGTCTACATTTGAGTGTGGTTTGGGGAGGTCCATCTTCATGTGTAGCATAGCTTCACTATTAAATGATACCTTGGCTAGATATGCAACTCTAGGATGATAGTTACTTTCTCTCAGCACTTGCTTTTGGCTTCAATTTATTAAGACAAAGAGGTCTGCAGTCACACTATTTGGTATTCCTTTTTTAGGCACTGCGTCTTTTTGTCTGCTATTTTGATCTCTAGGGTTACCTTGAAGGTTTACTATGATTTGTCAGGTCTGCTTCCTGAATGGAGGAACTTATGGCTCCCCCTAACTCTGGGAATTACCAGCCATTTTCCTTTGAATAGTATTTTTCCAATATTCACCCAGTTTTATGCTTCTGGAATGCCTATGTGATACTTATCACCTACTTACTCCATTCCTTGAGTCTCTTTGCCTcacctttatccttttttttttcttttactttctgtgaagtattctatattatttctattattttatctgtCTTCTAGTTCACCAATCCTCTGTCCAGCTATATCTCATTGGTTATGTAAAATTTCTTCAATCTTTTGTTCATATAATGAATGTTTGCATTTTCACAAAGAATACATTACAAACTTGGAAGGAATAGAATCAGATTCATCTGAATGACTTAGAGTAGCATCTCCAGATATTAGGGAACGGGGAATAGGtttttttcttgaactttttgattttgatatttctgtaccatgtttggcttttctcttatgttttcaatGAATTCTGTAACAAAGATAATGTTGAATAAGTTTGATTGCGATATGTTTGCTATATTAATACTATTTTCCAGGGTTGCTTATAATTTCTTATTGAAGTAGTAAACCTGTTTCCCTCAATTagtcttttttattgagatataatggacatGAAACATTAGtttcataatgattcgatatatgtctatattatgaaatgatcaccccaataattctagttaacagccaccaccacacacagttacacattttttttcttgtgataagaacttttaaggtctactttcttagcaacattcaaatatacaatacagtatttaactatagccaccatgctgtatattacatgtctgcgaattatttaattaaaactggaagtttggaCCTTACTTCAATCTTTACTGTTAACCATACCATTAGATCATAATTGCCCCTTTTCTTCAATCACCTTCTGAAGTGAATGATCAGATGtactcattttatcttccagtcttCAACATCAAAACccatttttcctctctctatcctAGATTTCATATCTGTCATTCACCTTTGCACTCCCAGTCTTCACTGTctatatggtatattttaaatggcatttcaCTAATCCTTCTattctatttctgaaattttaggtGCAAAACGCCCAAAGAGCTATAAAAATGTCCCAAcagattcattttcttaaaataacttcTCACATAATACAATATGTATGAGACTAGTATGCAAGATCAAGATTGGCAAAACATTTGTATGTCATATGGACAAACACTAGGATTTTGAAGCAGCGGTAGTGAGCATGATGGAAATAAAATGACTTACGCTGCGCATTCCAACTGGTTTACAGTTCTATCTTTGAAATGAGCATGGTTTCAAAAGAGGCTTTGGCTCCCAAAGTTTTGTCCCCTATGTGTATGACGATCTCAAGGCACTATTCAGAGGGATTTACTTGTAGTTGCTCTCCTGACAATTTTCCTGATCACCttggaaagaaaattcttttattttcaagttctttAATGAGATTTTTCTAATATTCCCGAATAATTTTAACTAATGACCCTCATGAAGGGGGTCCAATTATCCTAAATCCTTACTCTAATTTCCCAAGGAGAACTCTGGAAGTATAATGGCTCATCAGAGATCTTCCACAATgggctgaaaaacaaacaaagaaatttgTACCCAGTCCTGGATCAGgcgtttccttccttcctgctgcaCTACTTAGGAAAACAATTTCTAGTTTCTTGCCCTGCCCACAACCTTTCTCTTGAGTTCATACAGTTCTGCTAAAGCTACATAGATTTGTCTCTCCTGGAGGTTCCTGTCCCTCTTCTGATAGGTTCAaggaaagttttttatttttttctttcacacacacacacacactgtattttatttttacaagagataaatagactgacaccaagcattgtacatggctgACCACAACAaaggcaacaatgattgcaattaccaaacatgaaacacactcatactatgtcataatattgacattcagtccagtaatcctccactgtaacagctgctttactttgcagtgaaaactgatttgtatattctttgcctctgagtccttgtgggatttttttttttaaattcaaacagaaagtcacaaaaattatgctcatcctcatcagttcactcagtcccatgtaattaatttttttttatcttgatcttttgttagcacttttatgagttcatcagttattcattagagttctgaaaatgcttattcattcagttcagcagtacagtcagttaccagaaacctgtacttgtcagagtcttttccatgaatttcttgaagatgaaacccttttataggaacatatttgcaaaagcatcagagtgcacccagaactgtctgtaaatgacaaaagacttaaaaatgaccacggttaaagatttgatgaaagttcataataatgcagttgacaagaaaattagttatttctgagatatacattttaaagtaataactaggattatgactataacattataccagaacatataaggtttttagaaatttcatgtaatgtctgaaacatttatattaacatatttccatacaagtaacccaatgaaagtttagtattcgttgttttgcttgtttgtttgtttatactgcaggttcttattagtcatcaaggaaagtTTTGATTTTTGCAGATTATCCAGCTTTTGCCTCTTTGTTTGGCTCAAAGTGATATTCTTCACAGAagaaattacaaattattttaaaagtacaaatacaGTCCTTTAAAATATTGAACTAATAATGGAGTTTAAAGAAAGTCATAAACAATTCCTAAGGGTTGAAATCACTGAGTATCTTCTCCCTTCACAGAAGtaagaagctaaaaataaagaaaattaaactaagcAATGAATAGTCGGAGTGAAAAGAGGATGAATGAAGTcaccttttttctcttaatggGAAACTAAATAATCAATATGATGGAAGAGTCATCACATGTGCCAATCTACAGCTCAGGTTTCATATCACATATACTTTGAATTGCGTCCCCTGAAATtcttatattgaagtcctaaaccccagtacctcaaaTGTAATCTTACTTGGAGTTAGGGTCATGAATGAGGCAATCAAATTAAAATCTGATATCCAGACCAGATTCTGGTAGAGTTCTTTGAAGCATGTACTCACTCGAAACATTCTCCTTTCTGtcaatctgtgtgtctgtgtttctatGTCCAGGGGCCCAGGAGTAGGGGGATGGTATGTCTACAATGGTCAGAAACTTCATGCCACCAGAGGGAAAGGTTTGCCCTGGATTATAGGGATTCACTGCATGCAGGAGTTCACCCAGATaagagtgagtcaagtgggaaaGTATTCCATAGTTTAACGACACTGTGGCCCAAGGAACCCAGGACCTTGTGCTACGGACATATCATGTGTGTGGCACCCAGCAGCATCTCAAAAAGCACGTGTTGTGTGGCACTATTTGTTAGATTTGTGAAAGCTGCTCATTCCCAGACACTTCTCGGATGGATTAAGCATGTCTGTTCCCCTGCCTCTTGACTCTGGCAGGCCTATAATTGCTTTGACCAATGGAGGATGAAAGAAGTGATGTTATGCCCATTACAGAGCTAATCTTTAAGAGGACACATAGCTTCTGCTTTGCTGTTTGAGAGTTCTGAGCCGACAAGTAAAAATCTGCCTATCCTGCTGGACAACCCCTTGGAGAGGTACCTCCATGGCACCAGTATGAGTGTTAGTTGTCTTTTACGCTGCAGAGTAGTTTAAAGGGTCAGTTACACTTCTGTTTTGgtcaataaatggaatagaaaatgggggaaatttccattcaagacatgaaaaataacttgaaaaaattatttatatacattattgaaaATGCTCACCTCTGTGTGAAAAGTGACAGAAATTAATACTTCATTGAGATCTTTAATAATTCTGGTTGCTTGAATGGCTGCACCCTTAATGAAAAACTGGACTTTTTCTAATGGAAAGGGAAGATGCCAGTAAAAAAGAATTCTACACCATGCCCTAGATTTGGGGTCAGGAAAAGTCTCCTTGAGAATTTGTAATCACAAAGGTGTCCTCCTGTAGCTTTGGGGTTCATGTTAACACTATCATTATGGTCCAAAGAATTCCCTGTTGTAAACTTTCTTCCACGGTTTGATCATCATATTGTATTTACCAGTaataaaaaatagcatttatcCTTTCATGATTGGAACTATTTTGTTAGCAGTAGAATTAGCCGCTCCTTGAAGCCCTCACAGGAAACACACCTGGAAACCTGACCATTAGGATCTTAGCTCATTGAAGACCTCCATTTCTTCAAGTCTTCCTAAGTCCTTCTTGGTTCAatgtctgtaatttatttttacataaatacattAAAGATATACTTTGCTTGAGTTACGTAGGTTTTTGAAAGgaatgtgtttctaatttttaaatatttcccttttacTGATTAGTTTCTTCTCACTCGGAAGGTTTCTagggaattagaaaaataatttctttcaactAACACATATTTTTTCATCAATTCCAGTATGTGTGGTATTTGGGGTACCtaagtaatgttaaaaaaaattaaaatttgctaaatgttaaatatttttagtatttatgtaCAAGTATCCGATTTCTGTTTGTGGCCTGTCTTTGGAGAAAGTGGTTTTACTGTTCTTTCTGATTCCCTGTAAGTTTGATAAGAATTGGAGGTAAGGGCTGGTCAGTTATGTCCTATGACTGATTTTGAGGAGCACTCTGCTGACCAAGTCAGAGAGTTCCTGCTCAAGCCACGGTGGCTCAGCcatggaaagagaaaattctgTGTTGAGAAAAATGGCCCCCAAGTGGCCAGAGTCATTTTGATGGTGGCAAAGGTTTGAGTTATAGAGACTCTCTCAGGGAActcaaactgatttttcttcaATGTAGGTGACTTCGGTGACATCTTTTCAAAGTTCTCATGCATAAATAGTAGGCATAAATCAGCTGCAGTGAACGGATGACCTTTTCCTACATGGGGCATAGTTCAAAGATTTTTCTAGTGGGGGTCACGGAAAGTTTAAAGGTCACCAGATTTCCACTGGGATTGGTTGACGGGAGGCCAGGCAGGGTGGCATCCAATGACACGTGACATGGGCTGCCTTAGTGACAGGCCTCCCTGCCTTGCATTTTGTCCAGTCAGATATGGACGTTGCCTGTGACATCAGAGAACGCAGGGATTATAAACCCGGCCACTGGCCCTCAGCAGCCTCATTGTCCTTCCCTCTGAGCTGTGGGGAAGGTGGCTCCGACATGGCCGAGCCTTGCCGTGAGACTCCTTCTGAGGAAAGCCTGGGCACCAAAGAGCCCACAGAGGCCGAACCAAAGAGCCCAAAGCAGAAGATGCCAAGGCGTTGTCGCCGCTGCTGCCCAGACAGTTTCATCACCTGTTTCCCCAGGGTGCTGAAGCAGGTTTTCACGAGGGCCTGGACATCTTCGAGCCCGTCGCCGAGGAGGCTGCACCCCTGGCCAGCTCCACCAAGCGCTCCACCATCACCTTCAGAGAGATCCAGACCTCCGTGCCCCTGCTGCTGCCCAGGGAGATTGGCAAGCACGCCATGTCCTAGGCCACCAAGGCAGTCATCAGGTACACCATCCTCAAATGAGCTGCTTCAGAACCACCTGAGCCTCGCAAACCAAAGGGTCTTTTCAGAGCCACTCACTTGTCAGGAAAAGACCTGTAGCACTGAAGAGTCAGATTGACTCTAGTTTTTCGACCTGTGCCATACTACTGCCCATcactaaaacatttttaacttgAAGTAAACATCAAACATTATCAGTTCTACTTGAATATATGTCTGTAGTGCAGTTTGTTCCAACAAAAATTGTGACTATTCCTTAACCATACTGCATTTCATAACTTACCTGAACAGTCATTTTAGTTCTAGGTCAGCCTTTATAGAGTTCCTTAAGgtctaaattatttttgtattaattttattttgcattttaattctcATTCCCTGGGAGGATGTTGTGGAATTTACTAGAGATACTTTATGTGTGATATAGCCAGAGATAAAGTGAGGAAGCAAATAAGCCCACCAATACATCCCTCTTCAACCTTTTTCGACATGTCCCAtaatattaagtcatttaaatgCACACATGAGTACTCAAACATATTACAAAATAGCTACCTGAAACTTCCAAGAAACAATTCACTTTTTTAAGTCACTGGTTTCTGAAATTACTACTGGAATTCATTCAGATTCATACAATTTTTTGTTTCCCAATCgagaattttttgatttttagaacCTTCAGGACCTTGCAGGAACCTTCAGACCTTCAGGACCTGCAATTTTGCATCACTGGATGATGAGAGTATCCAGTGAGAGGAgctcaggccccaccctccactgaTGCAGCCGAGGAGGGACtggcagcccgtgagccacagctattggTCCAAAGAGTGGTGGAGTGATCAGGCCTGAACCAATAACAGCCTTCCTGTGATACTCAACCCCGAGATAGAGTAGGAAGGAGGTGTGATAGTTTCcctgttgtttttctgttcaaGTACTTGCTTTGCACCATGGTGATTTAAGTACAGGCATCCAGATTTGGTAGTGGGACATGTCTCCATCTCCTTGCTTCAAAATAAGAGGAGGATGTTCAGCAGTTAAGAGAAGTAAGATGACTCCTTCTCCTACCTCAAGTCATTTGAGTGTTAATGCTtatgataatatttatttaat encodes:
- the LOC137756376 gene encoding histone H2B-like, translated to MLEPSSETSEESPGTKETSEESPGTKEAEPKNPEQKTPKRRCSRRRRCSRCRRRCSRRRLSDGFDSFATYFGRVLQRVQEGLSLSQEAVNVMDSFVKDIFERIAGEAARLVRSSKRSTLTSRDMQTSVRLLLPGKRGKHAISSATKAVIRYITGK